A genomic region of Syntrophobacterales bacterium contains the following coding sequences:
- a CDS encoding HDOD domain-containing protein — MPQAPVFYSPIYGFPGRISYMSQGVVPLLGLKVIKGLFLGICAFNRMQKTMIGLWEYCFACLSAARVLAKKKEIKEFKEVSISGGLLRSRESDPCDPVY, encoded by the coding sequence ATGCCTCAAGCCCCTGTCTTTTATTCACCAATCTATGGCTTTCCAGGCAGAATATCCTACATGTCCCAAGGGGTTGTACCGCTACTCGGGTTAAAAGTGATAAAAGGCTTGTTCCTCGGTATCTGTGCTTTCAATCGGATGCAGAAAACCATGATAGGGCTATGGGAATACTGCTTCGCCTGCCTGAGCGCCGCGAGGGTTCTGGCGAAGAAAAAGGAGATAAAAGAGTTTAAGGAGGTCTCCATTTCGGGGGGGCTTTTACGATCCCGGGAAAGCGATCCTTGTGATCCAGTATACTGA
- a CDS encoding diguanylate cyclase, with protein sequence MKTIVLISLDMVMISIIDKILEKFYRVVVFMDMRSALDYIYNSIPDLMIVDIMNPDDQTIITVLNSLKEDPIFSQLPVLTLLADTRFLPSFWESLPVEDFLRKSDIKKELILRVSLAILRSERVVEINPLTRLPGNIAINKQIQSRLDGGREFSLAYADLDYFKPFNDYYGFSRGDEVLKMAGRLIGNMVKSKQPKDSFVGHIGGDDFVFIMNPELAGETAKEIIRAFDRIVPTFYNAEDRKTGLIMSRDRQGNRRSFPVITISIGIALSRVGSFSHYGELAGIASEMNSYAKHLEGSCFVMDRRHNRTSWRGSIK encoded by the coding sequence ATGAAAACGATCGTTCTTATCTCTCTCGACATGGTCATGATCAGCATAATCGACAAAATCTTGGAGAAATTTTACAGGGTCGTTGTCTTCATGGATATGCGTTCGGCCCTGGACTATATCTATAACTCAATACCAGACCTGATGATCGTGGATATCATGAACCCTGATGATCAGACCATAATTACCGTCCTCAACAGTCTGAAAGAAGATCCTATTTTCAGCCAGTTGCCTGTTCTCACCCTTCTTGCGGATACCAGGTTTTTACCTTCCTTTTGGGAAAGTTTACCCGTCGAAGATTTCTTGAGAAAATCAGATATTAAGAAAGAGTTAATCCTTAGAGTGAGCCTTGCGATCCTGAGGTCGGAAAGGGTTGTAGAGATAAACCCCCTTACCCGCCTCCCCGGGAATATTGCGATCAACAAGCAGATACAGTCGAGGCTTGATGGTGGGCGTGAGTTTTCCCTTGCCTATGCCGACCTTGATTATTTCAAACCTTTTAATGACTACTACGGTTTCAGCCGTGGCGACGAGGTGTTGAAAATGGCGGGCAGACTTATCGGTAATATGGTGAAAAGTAAACAGCCTAAGGACAGCTTTGTAGGCCACATCGGCGGAGATGATTTCGTGTTCATAATGAACCCGGAACTTGCAGGAGAGACTGCGAAAGAGATCATACGTGCCTTTGACAGGATAGTACCTACATTCTATAACGCAGAGGACAGAAAAACAGGACTAATCATGTCCCGTGACCGCCAAGGGAATAGGAGGAGTTTCCCAGTGATCACCATCTCAATCGGGATTGCCCTGAGCAGGGTCGGGTCTTTCTCTCACTATGGCGAGTTGGCAGGGATTGCCTCGGAGATGAACTCCTATGCAAAACACCTCGAAGGAAGCTGTTTCGTAATGGACAGGAGGCATAATAGGACATCGTGGCGCGGGAGCATCAAGTGA
- a CDS encoding RNA methyltransferase produces MPLLTDRNSILSTISDRPDTVRRLSVEKGYERLSDEIIKAAKKQGISFKVMPRELFARQFKGEKCHFCLETDEFSYTDQDVFLKGLKGLAAPLLSAFDGIWDPQNLGNIMRSAACFEVDALIAPKERSCGVTDTVARVAKGALSHVEFVRVTNLSRYLERIKESGVFCYGLDEAADRPLWEADLRGPVCLVFGRESGLRRLTREKCDEVFNIPTSPAFRSLNVATSFAAAVCEARRQRMTSPDGLNRRP; encoded by the coding sequence ATGCCGCTTCTTACAGACAGAAATAGCATCCTTTCGACCATCTCGGACCGTCCCGACACGGTCCGGAGGCTTTCCGTCGAGAAAGGATATGAGAGACTTTCCGACGAGATTATTAAGGCCGCGAAGAAGCAGGGCATATCTTTCAAGGTAATGCCCAGAGAGCTTTTCGCAAGACAATTCAAAGGCGAAAAGTGTCACTTCTGCCTGGAAACAGATGAGTTTTCATACACCGACCAGGACGTTTTCTTGAAAGGACTTAAGGGGCTTGCAGCGCCGCTCCTCTCAGCCTTTGACGGTATATGGGACCCTCAGAATCTGGGGAATATCATGAGAAGCGCCGCCTGTTTCGAGGTGGACGCCCTGATTGCACCTAAGGAGCGGTCGTGCGGCGTAACCGACACCGTTGCCAGGGTAGCGAAAGGCGCGCTCAGCCATGTTGAATTCGTGAGAGTCACCAATCTCTCGCGATACCTTGAACGGATAAAGGAATCGGGCGTTTTCTGTTACGGCCTGGACGAGGCCGCAGACAGACCATTGTGGGAAGCCGATTTACGCGGTCCCGTCTGTCTCGTCTTCGGCAGAGAGAGCGGACTCCGAAGACTTACCAGAGAAAAGTGCGACGAGGTTTTCAATATCCCTACTTCCCCTGCGTTCCGTTCGCTGAATGTGGCGACATCGTTCGCGGCGGCAGTCTGTGAGGCAAGAAGGCAAAGAATGACCAGCCCGGACGGTCTTAACAGGAGGCCATGA
- a CDS encoding sigma-54 dependent transcriptional regulator, with product MTDNIYKGKIIIVEDEESILTMLTEFLVSNGYEVDAFFESKKALAALKNNNYQVLITDLVMPKIDGLQLINFIQKEFLNTLGIVMTGYGSLETAINAMRCGAFDYLLKPFKLEEVLATVDSAMHYFTLLKNENIPKGLTLKANLLRRFSENKLTRENTMLRSCLKDKYKFENIIGISFPVQKVFELIEKVADTNATVLITGESGVGKELVARAIHYNSSKRDNPLVIVNCGAIPESLLESELFGYEKGAFTGAINTRFGRFELASGGSIFLDEIGDMSSNLQVKLLRVLQEKTFERIGGSKTIRVDLRIIAATNRKLEDLVAEGKFREDLYYRLNVVPIHIPPLRERRQDIPLLFDYFLGRSNKLNNAVIEGFSEEAMNALIDYDYPGNVRELQNLVERLVVLKKTGYIDVEDLPEKFYTADKRQEEVPVDIGKGYETLVTEFEKSLILQALNETKGVKSKAAQALNMNRTTLIEKMKRLGLK from the coding sequence ATGACTGATAACATTTACAAGGGTAAAATCATAATTGTAGAGGACGAAGAAAGCATTCTTACTATGCTGACGGAATTCTTGGTCTCCAATGGGTATGAAGTCGATGCATTCTTTGAAAGCAAGAAAGCGTTGGCGGCTCTCAAGAACAACAATTACCAGGTCCTCATCACCGACCTGGTAATGCCTAAGATCGATGGACTTCAACTCATTAATTTCATACAGAAAGAATTCCTCAACACTCTGGGCATCGTCATGACAGGGTATGGAAGCCTTGAGACGGCCATCAATGCCATGAGGTGCGGTGCGTTCGATTATCTTCTGAAACCCTTCAAACTTGAGGAAGTACTCGCTACCGTCGATTCAGCAATGCACTACTTCACTCTCCTGAAGAACGAGAATATTCCGAAAGGGCTTACCTTAAAAGCAAATTTACTTCGTAGGTTTTCTGAGAATAAATTGACCAGGGAAAATACGATGCTCCGGAGCTGCCTCAAGGATAAATACAAGTTTGAGAACATTATCGGAATCAGTTTTCCTGTCCAGAAAGTCTTCGAGCTCATTGAGAAAGTGGCCGACACAAACGCCACCGTGCTCATCACAGGCGAAAGCGGTGTGGGAAAAGAACTGGTGGCACGGGCAATCCATTATAATTCCTCGAAAAGAGATAATCCTCTTGTGATAGTCAACTGCGGGGCCATCCCAGAAAGCCTGCTGGAAAGCGAGCTTTTCGGCTACGAAAAAGGCGCGTTTACCGGGGCGATAAACACAAGGTTCGGCCGGTTCGAGCTTGCAAGCGGGGGTTCCATTTTCCTTGATGAGATCGGCGACATGAGCTCCAACCTTCAGGTCAAATTGCTGCGAGTCCTGCAAGAGAAAACGTTCGAGAGAATCGGCGGGTCAAAAACGATCAGGGTTGATCTGAGGATTATCGCCGCGACGAACAGAAAGCTTGAAGATCTTGTGGCGGAAGGAAAGTTCAGGGAGGATCTCTATTACAGGCTCAACGTGGTGCCAATCCACATTCCTCCTTTACGCGAAAGGCGTCAGGACATCCCCCTGTTGTTCGATTACTTTCTTGGAAGGTCTAACAAGTTGAATAACGCCGTAATAGAAGGTTTCAGCGAAGAGGCCATGAACGCGCTCATAGACTATGATTATCCCGGCAATGTACGAGAGCTTCAGAACCTCGTAGAGAGGCTCGTGGTACTGAAAAAAACCGGGTATATAGATGTTGAAGATCTTCCGGAAAAATTTTATACCGCGGACAAAAGACAGGAGGAGGTCCCCGTCGACATCGGGAAAGGTTACGAAACACTCGTAACTGAATTCGAGAAATCACTGATCCTCCAGGCCCTCAACGAAACCAAAGGAGTCAAGAGCAAGGCAGCCCAAGCCCTAAATATGAACAGGACCACTCTAATAGAAAAGATGAAAAGACTCGGGCTGAAGTAA
- the sfsA gene encoding DNA/RNA nuclease SfsA — translation MSPLALFWNIRKARFLSRPNRFLVRCELDGLPVEAFLPNPGRLLELLLPDSIVYVTEDEAFKRRKTCFTVVAVERENRPVMLHTHRTNDVVRHLIVKDRIPGLEGMRIVRAEVPVEHSRFDFLLDDGTSSPVYLEVKSCTLVGERVAMFPDAVTARGARHLIELRELKKKGARTAVLFVVHWPTPIFFMPDYHTDIHFARTLLEVRHDVQVIPLAVKWRDDLTLDTEVRLLSVPWDYIEKEARDGGSYLLVLRLNGGHRIPVGSLGDTFFREGYYVYVGSAMTNLNKRIERHLRIRKLHHWHIDELRAICDVRAALAIRSSERLECVLAEAVSSMAGWQVNGFGSSDCSCPTHIFGFESDPLESKAFHKMLQYFRMGRYVDRTGF, via the coding sequence TTGAGTCCCCTCGCATTATTCTGGAATATCCGCAAAGCCCGCTTCCTGAGCCGCCCTAACCGGTTTCTCGTGCGATGCGAACTCGACGGACTGCCCGTGGAGGCGTTCCTTCCTAATCCGGGAAGGCTTCTGGAACTCCTGCTGCCCGATTCCATCGTGTATGTCACGGAAGACGAGGCGTTTAAACGGAGAAAAACATGCTTTACGGTCGTTGCTGTGGAGCGTGAGAATCGGCCGGTCATGCTCCATACCCATCGGACGAATGACGTAGTCCGTCATCTTATAGTGAAAGACAGAATCCCTGGGTTAGAGGGCATGCGTATCGTGAGGGCCGAAGTACCGGTTGAGCACAGCAGGTTCGATTTTCTCCTTGATGACGGGACCTCCTCGCCGGTCTACCTTGAAGTGAAATCATGCACGCTCGTAGGTGAAAGGGTAGCCATGTTTCCCGACGCGGTCACCGCGAGGGGCGCGAGACATCTCATTGAACTTAGAGAGCTTAAGAAGAAGGGTGCAAGAACGGCCGTGCTTTTCGTGGTCCACTGGCCCACGCCCATTTTTTTCATGCCCGACTACCATACGGACATTCATTTTGCCCGGACCCTGTTGGAAGTGCGGCATGATGTTCAGGTAATCCCTCTGGCGGTGAAATGGCGGGATGACCTGACTCTCGATACGGAGGTGAGACTCCTTAGCGTACCGTGGGACTATATAGAAAAGGAGGCCCGCGACGGAGGAAGCTATCTGCTGGTCCTCCGCCTTAACGGGGGTCACAGGATTCCGGTTGGAAGTCTTGGGGATACATTTTTCAGGGAAGGGTACTACGTGTACGTGGGTTCGGCCATGACGAACCTTAATAAGAGGATTGAACGGCACCTGAGGATAAGGAAACTCCACCACTGGCATATTGACGAGTTGAGGGCGATATGTGATGTGCGGGCCGCCCTTGCCATCCGTTCATCGGAGCGCCTTGAATGCGTTTTGGCAGAGGCAGTTTCCTCCATGGCAGGTTGGCAGGTGAACGGGTTCGGTTCCTCGGACTGCTCGTGTCCGACTCACATTTTCGGCTTTGAGAGCGATCCCCTGGAGTCAAAGGCCTTCCACAAGATGCTTCAGTACTTCCGAATGGGCCGGTACGTGGACCGGACCGGTTTCTGA
- the pyrF gene encoding orotidine-5'-phosphate decarboxylase produces the protein MDPKEKIILALDVDRFEEAQRIVLEFRDYVGMFKVGKQLFTHCGPKIVDFIKLKNSKVFLDLKYHDIPNTVAKASIEAVKLGVDMLNVHSSGGFAMMKEAKTAINDTAKDLGISRPKIIGVTVLTSLDDNELKRVGFQMTAHELTEKLALLSREAGLDGVVASGHDIEMIRRFAGDDFIIVTPGVRVDEKKNDQKRTITPGEAILKGATYIVLGRTVTAGDNPKELLTRITKDMGDAASYRQK, from the coding sequence ATGGACCCAAAAGAAAAGATCATCCTTGCCCTTGATGTGGACCGCTTTGAAGAGGCCCAGAGAATTGTCCTCGAATTCCGAGACTATGTGGGGATGTTCAAAGTAGGAAAACAGCTTTTCACGCACTGTGGTCCGAAAATCGTGGATTTCATAAAACTGAAGAACTCAAAGGTATTTCTTGATTTGAAATACCACGACATACCGAACACGGTGGCCAAAGCATCCATAGAAGCCGTGAAACTTGGCGTCGACATGCTTAATGTCCACTCCTCCGGTGGATTCGCCATGATGAAGGAAGCGAAGACCGCGATCAACGACACGGCAAAGGATCTCGGAATATCAAGGCCGAAAATAATCGGCGTTACGGTCCTTACAAGCCTTGATGACAATGAACTCAAGCGGGTGGGTTTTCAGATGACCGCCCACGAACTGACCGAGAAACTGGCCCTTCTCTCCCGGGAAGCAGGACTTGACGGGGTAGTGGCAAGCGGTCACGATATCGAAATGATAAGAAGGTTCGCAGGCGACGACTTCATTATCGTTACGCCGGGAGTCAGGGTGGACGAGAAAAAGAACGACCAAAAAAGGACCATCACGCCTGGCGAGGCAATACTTAAAGGGGCTACCTACATCGTTCTCGGCAGGACCGTGACGGCGGGAGACAACCCTAAAGAATTACTGACCAGAATAACAAAGGATATGGGAGATGCCGCTTCTTACAGACAGAAATAG
- a CDS encoding response regulator, with protein sequence MIEGSKVLLVDDSEEVIEILSDFLQMNDCEVRVAYTGRMAIDIFDREEFDIVILDVKLPDTNGLSLLDTIKVKNPTVAVIMITGHHEPDFIVEAMKKGASDFLMKPFECDKLMLSMMRVLRERELLIEKDSILQSIEDKQKIEMLNRELQNKIRELTTMYHISNKFNSLNIFDDVYEKMIHIIGEVMDTKSCGYYIVDREKKELILYRGNGGKNEVSNDKRVALSDEFLGHSHLSKKFFYEGSKLYLPLLIKGECIGFIMVDGKANGIGKDAFHQGDLFFLRLITEKASTQIENHMLYESLFENALQTLTSLITAINKRDLYTEGHCKRVTEASLKLGRVIGVTDYEEDVLKVVGPIHDLGKVGVPDSILLKPKKLTYDEYQIMKDHSACGEEIVNRFEILSSEAKIIRYHHERFDGIGYPDTLHGDEIPKCARIIAVCDAYDAMTSDRPYRKALSKDVALAEIKKCKGMQFDPEISDAFCTMLGEREMRGGVN encoded by the coding sequence ATGATAGAAGGTTCGAAAGTTCTGCTTGTTGATGACAGTGAGGAAGTAATTGAGATTCTGTCCGATTTTCTCCAGATGAACGATTGTGAGGTGCGCGTTGCGTATACTGGGCGGATGGCCATTGACATCTTCGACAGAGAAGAGTTTGACATCGTTATCCTTGATGTAAAATTACCCGATACTAACGGCTTATCACTCCTTGACACTATAAAAGTCAAAAATCCGACAGTAGCGGTAATCATGATTACAGGCCATCATGAGCCTGATTTTATCGTAGAGGCGATGAAAAAAGGCGCTTCCGATTTCCTGATGAAGCCTTTTGAATGTGATAAGCTTATGCTTTCCATGATGCGGGTTCTCCGCGAGAGGGAACTTCTCATTGAGAAGGACAGCATTCTCCAAAGCATTGAGGATAAGCAGAAAATCGAGATGCTAAACAGGGAACTGCAGAACAAGATAAGAGAATTGACGACAATGTACCATATTTCCAACAAGTTCAATTCCCTCAACATATTCGATGACGTGTACGAAAAGATGATCCACATCATAGGCGAGGTGATGGATACGAAATCGTGCGGGTACTATATAGTTGACAGGGAAAAGAAGGAGTTGATTCTTTACAGGGGCAATGGAGGCAAGAACGAGGTTTCCAATGATAAGAGAGTTGCCCTCTCTGATGAGTTTCTCGGGCATTCACATTTGTCGAAGAAGTTTTTCTACGAGGGCAGTAAACTCTACCTGCCCCTTCTGATCAAGGGTGAATGTATTGGTTTCATTATGGTGGACGGTAAAGCGAACGGTATCGGAAAGGATGCGTTTCATCAAGGTGACCTGTTTTTTCTAAGACTTATCACTGAAAAAGCATCAACGCAGATCGAAAACCATATGTTGTACGAGAGTCTCTTCGAAAACGCACTCCAGACACTTACATCCCTGATCACTGCTATCAATAAAAGAGATCTCTACACGGAAGGACATTGCAAGCGCGTTACGGAGGCGAGTCTGAAATTGGGGAGGGTAATAGGGGTTACCGATTACGAAGAAGATGTCCTCAAGGTAGTTGGACCTATCCATGACTTGGGTAAGGTCGGGGTGCCCGATTCCATACTGCTAAAACCGAAAAAATTGACTTACGACGAGTATCAGATAATGAAAGATCACTCCGCATGTGGCGAAGAGATAGTGAACCGGTTTGAAATATTGTCCAGTGAGGCAAAAATCATCCGTTACCATCACGAGAGATTTGACGGCATTGGTTATCCCGATACTCTCCATGGAGACGAAATCCCGAAGTGTGCCCGGATCATCGCGGTGTGCGACGCCTACGACGCCATGACAAGCGATCGACCTTACCGGAAGGCGCTCAGCAAGGATGTTGCCCTTGCTGAGATCAAAAAGTGCAAAGGTATGCAGTTCGACCCCGAGATATCGGACGCCTTTTGTACCATGCTGGGCGAAAGAGAAATGAGAGGTGGTGTGAATTAA
- a CDS encoding 3-oxoacyl-ACP reductase FabG, protein MKLEGKNAVVTGGGRGVGRAISLAFAKEGANVVVNYAGNQTAADEVVKMIQGMGRKAVAVKGDVGQEEDAKRVVDACVENFGSIHILVNNAGISKPKMLHKLDVPTWDEVVNVQMRGPWLTTKAASKYFMEQNYGRIINVTSVAGVVGTIGQINYAAAKGGVISLTKSAARELAKFKVTANVISLGIVTTEMTHTISTDEKLKEIYTRRILLGRYAEPEDVSPAFVFFASDDSQYITGQLLCVDGGYGMT, encoded by the coding sequence ATGAAGCTAGAGGGCAAGAACGCCGTTGTCACTGGCGGTGGACGAGGGGTAGGAAGGGCTATTAGCTTAGCATTTGCCAAAGAAGGCGCGAATGTCGTCGTGAATTATGCTGGGAATCAGACTGCGGCCGACGAAGTAGTAAAGATGATTCAAGGCATGGGCAGAAAAGCTGTTGCCGTAAAGGGCGATGTAGGTCAGGAAGAAGATGCCAAGAGAGTGGTTGACGCCTGTGTGGAGAATTTCGGGTCTATCCATATTCTTGTCAACAACGCGGGTATTTCCAAACCGAAAATGCTGCATAAGCTTGATGTTCCCACATGGGACGAAGTAGTCAATGTGCAGATGAGAGGCCCCTGGCTTACGACCAAGGCGGCTTCGAAGTATTTCATGGAACAGAACTATGGAAGGATCATAAACGTCACCTCGGTGGCGGGTGTGGTGGGAACCATTGGCCAGATTAACTATGCTGCGGCGAAAGGCGGGGTGATATCTTTGACCAAATCGGCAGCCAGAGAACTCGCGAAGTTTAAAGTCACGGCAAATGTCATCTCTCTCGGTATCGTCACCACCGAAATGACCCACACAATTTCAACGGATGAAAAATTGAAAGAAATTTACACAAGAAGGATCCTCCTCGGAAGATACGCGGAACCGGAAGATGTGTCGCCGGCATTTGTGTTTTTTGCATCAGATGACTCACAATACATTACGGGTCAGCTCCTGTGTGTAGACGGTGGCTACGGAATGACGTAA
- a CDS encoding nitroreductase family protein, producing the protein MLTVKEAIAQRRSIRKFKPVPVPEEHITVLLDSARLAPSGCNAQPWRFKVVKDRETRLKLADASYGQSFIAEAPVVLVCCADVMGYLNGTVSGTQDLGKIGAIEDRVVEIILKRTDLLRTMSVAELGPTLALNVAIAIEHMALRALDFSLGTCWVRLIDGQKIKDLFSWDDNTLYVVALLAVGYPDESPAPRKRLAVQEIIID; encoded by the coding sequence GTGTTGACAGTCAAAGAAGCCATAGCGCAGAGACGAAGCATCAGAAAATTTAAACCCGTCCCGGTCCCCGAAGAACATATCACCGTTTTGCTGGACTCGGCACGCCTGGCCCCCTCCGGCTGCAACGCCCAGCCCTGGCGTTTCAAGGTCGTAAAAGACCGGGAGACGAGACTGAAACTTGCCGACGCATCCTATGGACAGTCCTTTATTGCCGAAGCCCCTGTCGTCCTCGTCTGCTGCGCCGACGTCATGGGTTACCTCAACGGCACGGTTTCAGGTACACAGGACCTTGGAAAGATAGGCGCTATCGAAGATCGGGTAGTCGAGATAATCCTTAAGCGAACGGACTTGCTTAGAACCATGAGTGTGGCGGAACTTGGCCCCACCCTAGCACTTAATGTCGCCATAGCAATAGAACACATGGCGCTAAGGGCGCTCGACTTCAGCCTCGGAACCTGTTGGGTACGCCTCATAGACGGGCAAAAGATCAAGGACCTCTTTAGCTGGGACGATAATACATTGTATGTGGTCGCCCTTCTCGCCGTGGGCTACCCTGACGAATCTCCTGCCCCACGGAAAAGACTCGCCGTTCAAGAGATCATCATAGACTGA